The genomic region GCGGTCGCAGCGCTTCGTCGACACCCAGGAAGCCACGTTCCTGGGGCCATCGCGATGACCCTCGCTCTTCCGGAAGCGTCGCAACAGAGCTGTGAGGATCGCTCTTGCGCGCATTGCGGTCTCGCGCTGCCGCGCGCCCCCTTTGAGCAGGTTGATGCGAGCGGCACGGTGTGGCGCTTCTGCTGCGAGGCCTGTCGCATGGTCTTTGCGGCCATTCACGAAGCGGGTCTCGATGCCTACTATGCGCGCCGTCCGGAAGCCCCGGGCCGCGCGGCAGAGCTGCCCCGTGAGATGGCCTGGCTCAATCAGCCGGACGTGCAGGCTTCGTACGTGGCGTGCGCCGAGGGGATCGCTGAAGCTTCGTTCCTTCTCGATGGCCTGCACTGCGCAGCCTGCTCGTGGCTTGTGGAGAAGAGCGTGGAGCGTCTCGAGGGCGTGGAGGAAGCGCGCGTCAACTACGCCACCTCTCGGCTGCGCGTGCGGTGGCGCGAGGGTCTCGCAGGGCTGGGCGACGTCGCGCATTGCGTGGCCCACATCGGCTATCGCGCAACCCCTTTCCACCCCCATCGTCTCGAGCGGCCGCGCCAGCGCCAGTCGAACGATCTGGTCTTGCGCATGGCCGTGGCCGGCTTCTGCGCAGGCAACGTGATGCTGGCCGCCGCCGCCCTCTACTGCGGCGCACTCGACGGCATGGAGGTCTCGTTCCGCAGGTTCTTCGATGGCGTGGGGCTCGTGCTGTCGCTGCCCGTGGTGCTGCATGCCGCCCTGCCCTTCTATCGGGGGGCGCTGTCGTCTCTCCGTTCCCGCTCGATGACCATGGACGTGCCCATCTGCATCGGTCTGCTCACCACCTGGGCCTACAGCGTCTGGGCGGCCGTCACGACGCGTGGCGAGGTGTACTTCGACACCGTGGCCATGTTCGTGTTCGTGCTGCTGGTGGGACGTGTTCTGGAGAACGCTTCCCGGGGACGCGTTTCGAGCGCGGTGGAGCGCCTGCTGGCGCTCGGCGCGCGATCTG from Pseudomonadota bacterium harbors:
- a CDS encoding heavy metal translocating P-type ATPase, with protein sequence MTLALPEASQQSCEDRSCAHCGLALPRAPFEQVDASGTVWRFCCEACRMVFAAIHEAGLDAYYARRPEAPGRAAELPREMAWLNQPDVQASYVACAEGIAEASFLLDGLHCAACSWLVEKSVERLEGVEEARVNYATSRLRVRWREGLAGLGDVAHCVAHIGYRATPFHPHRLERPRQRQSNDLVLRMAVAGFCAGNVMLAAAALYCGALDGMEVSFRRFFDGVGLVLSLPVVLHAALPFYRGALSSLRSRSMTMDVPICIGLLTTWAYSVWAAVTTRGEVYFDTVAMFVFVLLVGRVLENASRGRVSSAVERLLALGARSARRVRDGERIEVPVDEVVPGDMVEVWQGERIPVDGKVLSGGAWVDESMLTGEATPRSVETGSDVSAGTVCTDGQIALEATRTGASTTLARISRLVE